One Triplophysa rosa linkage group LG21, Trosa_1v2, whole genome shotgun sequence DNA segment encodes these proteins:
- the LOC130545243 gene encoding growth hormone secretagogue receptor type 1-like: protein MDVLEGSGSGWCVNCGNGSDWEDWGDQSLFSDTELVIVTMLCVPLLLLGLLGNALTILVVWLRPQMRSTTYLYLSSMAVSDVLILLLMPLDLYKLWRYRPWLLGDAVCKLSVFVGECCTFSSILHMTALGAERYLAVCFPLRARLLVTRGRVRVLIAGLWGVAMLSAGPVLALVGVERFEGGASECRCTQYAQTSGLLKAMLWLSNLYFVCPLTVLSLLYGLIARRLHLRAHTHRDKTHRQTLRMMVVIVLVFVLCWLPFHVSRTLFSVSDSSEELYYISQYFNLVSLVLFYVSAAVNPLLYNIMSARYRASVLAVLRLTVGSTDELRHRARTSPLTASHSSTHF from the exons ATGGATGTGTTAGAAGGTTCTGGATCTGGTTGGTGTGTGAACTGTGGAAATGGATCCGATTGGGAAGACTGGGGAGATCAGTCGCTCTTCAGCGACACAGAGCTTGTGATCGTGACGATGCTGTGCGTTCCACTTCTGCTGCTCGGCCTGCTGGGAAACGCGCTGACCATTCTGGTCGTCTGGCTCCGCCCACAAATGAGAAGCACCACCTACCTGTACCTGAGCAGCATGGCTGTCTCTGACGTGCTCATTTTACTGTTGATGCCTCTGGATCTGTACAAg CTGTGGCGGTATCGTCCGTGGTTGCTAGGAGACGCCGTGTGCAAACTGTCAGTGTTTGTCGGTGAATGCTGCACCTTCTCATCCATCCTGCACATGACGGCTCTGGGGGCGGAGCGATACCTGGCCGTCTGCTTCCCTCTCCGCGCACGCCTGCTCGTCACCAGGGGGCGTGTCCGCGTGCTGATCGCCGGCCTGTGGGGCGTGGCCATGCTTAGCGCAGGACCTGTATTGGCTTTGGTGGGGGTGGAGCGTTTCGAGGGCGGAGCCAGCGAATGCCGCTGCACACAGTACGCCCAGACGTCCGGCCTTCTGAAAGCCATGCTGTGGCTCTCCAACCTCTACTTCGTTTGTCCTCTCACGGTTCTGTCCCTCCTGTACGGCCTGATCGCTCGCCGCCTGCATCTGCGCGCTCACACGCACCGCGACAAAACGCACCGCCAGACTCTGCGCATGATGG TGGTAATCGTGCTGGTGTTCGTCTTGTGTTGGCTGCCGTTTCACGTGAGTCGGACGTTGTTTTCGGTGTCAGACTCCAGTGAGGAGTTGTATTACATCAGTCAGTATTTTAATCTGGTGTCTTTGGTGTTGTTTTACGTGAGCGCCGCTGTCAATCCGTTGCTGTATAACATCATGTCTGCGCGTTACCGTGCCAGTGTCCTCGCCGTGCTGCGGTTGACGGTGGGCTCCACGGACGAGCTGCGCCACAGGGCCCGCACCTCCCCGCTCACGGCCTCTCACTCCAGCACACACTTCTGA